The Callithrix jacchus isolate 240 chromosome 7, calJac240_pri, whole genome shotgun sequence DNA window TACCAGAGCAGAGGCCCACCGTGGACACGCCTCCCGGGAGGAGTGACATCCTCACACCCACAGCGAGTGTGATTCAGCGTTTTCTCAGCCCCTACTGTGGCAGGCCCGGGGATAGAACCAGGGGTTCCAGGAATGAGGCTGGCCAGGGCTTTTGGAAGGCAGGAAACagcctttctttcctgttctcccCTGCCCAGATGAGCCAGATGGCCAAGCTGCCTCTCTAGAGCAGAGAGGTTGGCCAGGGGCCTGCTAGGGGTATGAGCTCAGAGGCACCCACCCTTCCCTGAGGGATGGTGCGGGTTCTGGCTGGGAGATGTGGGCTCCCAGCCTGGATTTTCATCTGAGGGAGGAACTGCCCACAAACATGTCCCAGGATGTTAgggtgggaagggagaggaagggtgggagagagggaaCTGCCTGCTGGCAAATGCCTCCCACACAAGCCCACATCTCCCTGTCCTGCAAAGGAGGGTAGGAGGGTTAGAACATCGAAGCTGGAGTCAAAGCTATCTAGCCGCACTCTACTTGTGTaacctctaagcctcagtttcctcatctgtaaaatgggaatagtaccCCAGTTGTTGGAAGGATGACATGACAATGCTTGTAAAATGCTAAACGGGGGGGCCGgtctcggtggctcacgcctgtaatctcagcactttgggaggccaagggggacagatcatgaggtcaggaattcgagactagctggccaatatggtgaaaccgtctctactaaaaatacaaaaattagctgggggcggtggcgggtgcctgcatttccagctactggggaggcgcatgctggagtgagctgagatggcgccattgcactccagcctgggcggcagagcgagactccgtctcagaaaaaaaaaattgctagacGGGgtcgagcgcagtggctcatgtttgtaatcccagcactttgggaagccaaggtgggcagatcacctgaggtcaggagtttgagaccagtgtggccaacatggcgaaaccccgtctctactaaaaatacaaaatttagtcaggtgtggtggcgtaagtctgcaaccccagctactcaagaggctgaggcacttaagcctgggaggcggaggctgcagtgagccaagattgcgccactgcactccagcctcggcaacagaccAGGACtccgtctctaagaaaaaaaaaagctaaatgaaGCCTGCAGGCACACGCTGGACACAGAGGAAACATTATTACTGTGAGATAAgggaacagaggcccagagaggggagttGACTAATGCAGCCTGAAAGACCAGGGGGTTCCAGGAGCAGACACATGCAGGTGCTGCCAGCCGGGCACCTGGGGGGTGTGCATTTCCTCCTGGACAGGTGGGAGGGTCTATGGTGCCAGGTACAAGACAGGCACGGGAGAGCCAGGAAAATATTGTGACTTTATTTGCTACACTGACAGCAGCGCTGATGGGAGCTGGGCGCTGCTGTCCCTACGAGGGATGGTCCAAGGTGGGGGACAGTAGTCAATGCTTCCCCAGGGTTGGGGTGGTCTTGGGGCAGGAGTGTAGATGATCGCCAACCTCGGGGATGTGGTGGTGGTGTCGCTGGAGAGGGGTCCAGTTGGCGGCTCAGAGGCAGGGAGCTCCAGTGTGTGGGGTGCCCGTGGGCCTGCACTACCTCAAGGGGCCAGTGGGTAGCGGCGGCCAGGGCTGCTCGGCCAGCTCTCGTTCCAGCTGCTTGAAGCGCTTCTTGGAGGCCCGCTTGGGCCGGAGGCGGCGCAGGCAGGCCGGGAGGCACTGGTCCAGCATGTTCTGCAAATGGCAGGGAGAGGGTAGTGGGCAGCTGGGGCTGAGCTGGGGTCAAcccatccccacctcccttctctcctgCTGCTGAAACCCAGGgcgggccccacctccagcatgaAGGCCCCCACGAAGTTGAAGGTGACCAGACCCAGCAGTAGCAACTTGAAGCAGGTGTCAGTGATGTTCCTCAGTGCCAGCGGCCCCTGCAGGAGGCCAGGGACCAGGACAAGGCCCACCAGGATGGAGCTCAGGAGTGCCAGGGCCAGCAGGAAGGGCACTGGGGGCGGGAGAGTCTCTCAGGCAGGAGCCACAcccctgggaccacagacacacatgcacacaccatccaccctccatctctctcccatCTGTCCCCCCAAGTCCCCTCCCCAGGCTCCTCCCCCCTCTGCCAGCATCTCCTGCCCCGAGCCTGCAGCGGCACCATTGGTGTAGAGCGGCCGGCGGAAGGGCGCCCCCTTGGACACAGCTGCGGCCAGGATGAGGTACTGGAAGCTGGAGAGAGAGAAGACCACGGTGTTCTCGTAGTTGGGTAGGTTGTCTGGTGCAGGGACCGTCCTGTTCAGAGGCACGAACCTGGGAGTACAGGGATAGGGGTCAGGGTGGACGGAGGTGCATAGGGTGGACAGGGCGGGATAGGATGGGGGTGGTCAGCTCCCTACTCACCACGGCTGGGCTAGGGTCAGGAAGTAGCCCCCCAGCTGCACGCTGGCCACCAGGGCCACCTGTAGCAGCAAGCTGCCGAGCACGGGAATGCTGAGCAGTGCCCCTGGTGGCCGCACCCGCCCCAGGGCCAGCGCCGGCCCTGTTCGGCTCATGAGCACTGCCACTGTGGTGGTGATGACCAGGTCGATGGCCAGGAACTGCAGGTCACCCAGGTTGGTGTTGATCTGCCACAGGGAAGGGAGGGCAGAGGGAAAACTGAGACCTGGCCCTGGCTGCCCCTACTCTGATAGCAGAGGCCCCGCCCCTGTCCCAAAGGAGACTGATGGGGAAGGCATCCCCCAATCTGATGGGGGTAGTACTCTCCTGCCAGCCCATGGAGGAGGCACAGCTCTTGATTTGAGACAAACCCCTGGTCTGATAGAAAGGCACCTGTGCTGACCTTGGGGAGCCTAAATCTGAGCGAAGGTTTCCCACCCTCGGGAAGCTCCTTGACTTCAGGCAGACACAGGGACAGACCTGAGTACAAGATGTGCACTGCCCTGCCTCATTCGCTGGGGGTGAGCAGGTCGTGTGCAGAGTAGGGGAGGGGAGATCTCCTCCAAGCAGGGTGTGGGAGGCACAGCCAAGGTGTGGGGCAGAGCAAGTGTGTCTGGGGAAATGGGCAGATCTGTGGGGatgggccagggccaggggcaAGGGTCTTGGCTCTGCCCCCATTTTCCCTGCAGATGGGTGCTCCCGATGTTAGCCCCTGAcagctgctgccatgtgaggaccTAGTAGGCACCGGGCTCCACGCCTGGTGTTCTTCTCGTCTCCCCTGAGCCTTGCCGCCTCCCCAACCACACAGCTGGAGAGTAGCAGAGTCAGGATCTGAGCCCACGTCATCTCTCCAGGACCTGCTGGCTCTGAGGCACATGGCTGTGTCCCCTCCCTGGTCCTGGAACAGCACTGGGCATGGAGCTCACAGATACTCACTGTGTAGAGGATCAGGACAGAGATGAACTGGGTCAGGCTGTACAGGGCCATGTACTTGAAGACGCTGAATGACGTGTCAAGGGAACAGCGCCCCTCCCTGGGTGGCAGGGCATGGACATTAGGGGCCCAGGTTGGCTGACCAGCCTTGCTGAGCCCTCGCCCTCCGGCCCCTGCCTGCCTTACCTGATGACCATGGGCACACACTCGATACTGGCCATGCTTGAGGTGAAGGGCGAGACCACTGAGGCTTCTGCCTGGGACAGTGAGATGCCAACATCGGCTGCCTTCAGGGCCCCGCAGTCATTGGCGCCGTCTCCACACATGCCCACACAGTACCTGAAGAGAGTCGTGGGCAGGTGTGGCCTGGGGAACGACCCCACCCACCCCAAGAGTGGGCTGGCAGAATATGATGACAGCTGGGCCCCTAATACCACATGGTGCCTCGTACACAGGTGCTCAGTGAGTAGAtgcattatcattatcattatttttttgagatagattttcactcatgtcgcccaggctggagtgcaatggtgtgatctcagctcactgcaaccttcacctcctgggctcaagcaattctcctgtgtcagcctcctgagtagctgggattacagatgcctgtcaccatgcctggctaattttttatatttttagtagactgggtttcgtcatgttggccaggcggctctcaagctcctgacctcaggtgatccgcctgccttggcctcctaaagtgctggattacaggtgtaagccactgtgcccagcctgttaattatttttttgagacagtctcactctgttacccaggctgaagtgcagcggtgtgtgcaatcacggctcactacagccggaacctcccatgctcaagcagccctcctgccccagcctcctgagtagctggacaaCAGGTAtgtgtcatcacacctggctaatttttaaattttttgtacagatgggggctcaatttgttgcccaggctggtctcaaactcctgggctcaagtgatcctcctgccttggccacccaaagagctgggattacaggcataagccaccgcacccagcgtaCAATGATTATTTTTAGCATGAAAGACTCGGGAGAGCCTGCCTGCTTTTGGTGTGGGGGGTGACAGCTCTCTGATCCCTGAGGAGGAAGACAGGGCcctagggaaggagggagggacagacaGACAAGGTCAATCCCTGCAGACCTTTGCCCACACCCTCTGCTGAGCACTCACTGAAGCTTCTGTAGCTCGCACACCAGCTCTGTTTTCTGCTCAGGGGCCATTCGGGCAAAGACAGTGCCCTGGACCAGGACCTGGGGGCACACGGAGATGGGGGAGGGCTGAGGCATCCACCAGGGAGAATGAGccaggagagagacagagccGGGGAGGTGCAGGGAGCCAGGGAGCTGGGGGTAGCCCTACCTTGGGCAGCAGCTTGGGGAAGTGCTTCACAATGATACCAAAGGTGGGCCCACTGAGGGCCAGGTGCCTGGATCGGGGGTCTGGCTCCACGGTGTAGCTTGCAGCCTGGTCAGGATCCTGGGGGCCCAGGAAGCTCAGCTTAGCTCCCCCTGCCCACCCTGGAGAGTTGGGGCCTGGGTCAGGTGACACAGGGGTGGGGTCACAGGGTGCAGTACAGCTGAAACTCTAGGTTAGCCTCACCTTAACCCCATTCACGTCTGCGGGGGACTCCATTGGCAGGAACTCGAGGGAGGCGGGCTGACCCCGCTCAGGGTGGGTAGCATGGACGATGATCAGATGCTCCTGGGGGGCCACCATGCCACAGCCCCGGGCCACAGTGACTGCTGTCTGCAGGTTGTCCCCTGGGGGATATGGGGCAAGGTCAGGATCTGAGGCTATCTGGGGAGGCCGTCCTCATCCTGATCCTTACAGATGGAAAACAGGCTGGATGAAATCTATCTGCCACCACCAGCCAAATGAACTGAGGCAGGTTATCAACATCCCtttccccagtttcctcatctgtagatcCAGGCATCAAAGGGTCTTAGGAGAAACTGGAGCCCTGGGCTGGAGCTCCACAtatactccttttcttttttttttttttttgagacaaagtctccctctgtcgcccaggctggagtgcaatagcttgatctcagctctctgtaaCCACCTCcttcttgggctcaagaaattctcctgcctcagcctcccaggtagctgggattataggtacttgaaaccatacctggttaatttttttgtatttttagtagagatggggttttaccatgttggccagtctggtcttgaactcctggcctcaggtgatcccactgccttggcttcccagagtgctgggattacagatatgagccatcaaattctcttttttttttttttgagatggagtttcgctgttgttacccagactggagtgaaatggcacgatctcggctcactgcaacctccacttcctgggttcaagtaattctcctgcctcagcctcctaagtagctggaattacaagcgtccaccaaaacacccagctaattttttgtatttttagtagagatgagatttcaccatgttggccaggctagtcttttttttttttgagatggagtttcgctcttgttacccaggctggagtgcaatggcacaatcttggctcactgcaacctccgcctcctgggttcaggcaattctcctgcctcagcctcccgagtagctgggattacaggcgtgcaccaccatgcccagctaatttttttgtatttttagtagagacggggtttcaccatgttgaccaggatggtctcgatctcttgacctcgtgatccaccggcctcggccccccaaagtgctgagattacaggcgtgagcactgcGCCCGacagccaggctagtcttgaactcatcCTCAAGTTatcccccgccttggcctcccaaagtgctgggattacaggcatgagtcactgtgtccagccattttgtattctttgtagagatggggttttgccatgttgcctaggttggtcttgactccagggttcaaacaatccttctcccttggcctcccaaaggggtgggattacaggcgtgaggtacCGTGCCAGGCTAGAATCTTTCTCTTCCTGCTCCCTGAGCTTGTCACAGATTTTGAGGCTGACATTATCCCCATTTCTCAGAGGTGCAACCTGGAACCTGGAGCGGTCACCTGGCAAGTGAGTTGCCGGGCTGGAACACAGGCTGTCTGACCGCACACCTGGGCTCCCTGGAAGTCACTCCATTCCTCtaagccccagtttcctcatctgtcagatAGGGTTGATGATTAACACTTGCCGGGGGATACTGTGATTCGTGAAATGTTTGAAAAGGACCTGGTCTGAAGCAGGAGCCCAGAAAGATGCCCCAGGAAGGGGCGGATTCTGCCCTCCTACCCTGGGCTTTCACATGCCACTGTACCTGTCACCATGACGGCGCGGATGCGGGTCCTCCGCAGAGCCTGGATAACTGGCGTTGTCTGCGGCTTCAATAGGTTCCTCATGACCAGCAGCCCCAGGAGGCTCAGTTCCTGCTCCACGGTGTCCCTGGCAGGTGGGCAGATCCAGATCAGAGGTCATACAGTGACCAGGGCCCCTCTCCCAGCCACCAGGCAGGGCATCTTCCCTGGGCTCTGCCTTCAGGAGAgcctccctctgcccagtcctCAGAGAAGATGGGCCAGGGGACAGGCCCACCTCGTCAGTTGCTGGGCTGCTtccaggctggtcacagtggGCAGCGGCTTGCTGGCCAGGGCCACGACACGATAGCCAGCAGCTGTGTAGCTCTGCAGCAGCTGGGCGAAGTCAGTGGGCACTGCCAGGGAGAGGGGGGTGTCACGAGGAGGGGATGGCAGGCACAGAGGCTGGGCACCCACCCAATTCTGTGCCAATGCCCAACCAGGTGGCCTTGGGGGCTGCCCCCTGCACCTGTCTCGGGGTTGCAGAGCCCTGCCACCAGCTCTGGGGAGCCTTTGACGTAGGCCTCAGGCTGAGGGGCCCCTGGCCACGACACCACCACACTCATGCGCTGCAGAGCCGAAGAGAAGGGGAAGCGGTGGAGGACACTGACTGGCACAGGGGGCTCGTCCTGCAGAGTTGGAGAGGCAGCTGAGGTGCTGGCTGGGGAGTCCACCCCTTTGCCCTGTACCTCACAGGCCCCCCTCAGCTCACCATTTCCTGCAGCTGGAGCTCCCAAAGTGGGGGTCTCATCACTGCTAAGACTTGGGTCCCAAATGCCAAGTCCTCGGCTGGCTCCTCCTCCAGGacctggcaggcaggcagggaaggTTGGTGTCTGGGGGCTTTGGCTCAGAGAGAGATTTGAGCTAGACTCAAGGAAGACTTCCTTCATGGGAGACTGGTCGGTGGGTtaagaacatgggctttggagCCAGGTGGACTCAAATTCAAACTCTAGCTTTGCTGCTTCCAAGCTGCTGGGTGACCAGGGACACGTTTCTCCAAATCTCCCAGCTTCAGCATCCTCCGTGAAGCAGCATTTGAGCTTGCTTGCCAGGGCTTGGGGAAGAGGAAATGAGACCAGgcccctgcagcctccagctggtcatagtaggcactcagcaTGTGTCCTggccattattattttatttttatttttaagacggagtctcactctgtcatttaggctgcagtgcagtggtgtgatctcagctcactgcaacccctgcctcctggattcaaatgattctcctgcctcagtctcctgagtagcagggaccagaGGTGTGCTCCACAAcactcatctaatttttatatttttagtagacacagggtttcactatgttggctaggctggttttgaacttctgacctcaggtgatctgcccgcctcagccttccaaagtgctgggattataggcatgagccactgtgcccaggctcttATTATtactgagacaaggtctcattctgttatccaggctggggtgcagcagcgtggtcacagctcactgcagcctcatccacCCGGGCTCAattagtcctcccacctcagcctcctgaactacaggcacgcaccaccacgccggctaatttttgtatttttggcagagatggcgttttgccatataggccaggctggggtcctgggctcaagtgatcctcccatcttggcctcccaaagtactgggagccACATTACAgttttgagccactgtgcctggcctattattatgAATGGTGGGCATAGTAAGAGACCACCCTCGAGGACCTAGAGGGAAGATGGGGTGGGGTTCTCTAGGCCCCACTGCCAAGAAGGATGGGGCTGACTTGCTTGGCCTCCTCACCCAGCCAGTAGACTCCACCATCTTCAAGTCCATGGGGTCGCCCACGGGGGTGTCCTGGAGCCGGCTAAGGGCATGGCAGGTGGCCAGTGCTCGGAGCAGTGGCCCCACAGGCAGGCGGCGGGGCTCTGGGACCAGTGGCAGGAATGCCCGCCCCTTCAGGGGCACCACCCCCATCACGTCTAAGCCGTCCTCAGTGAGGGTGCCCGTCTGCGGGAGACAGGTGGGTGGGGCAGTGATGAGTCTTAGAATGGGGGGTGCCCTGCTGAGCTGGGTATCCAAACCCCAGGCCAGGCGGACCCCCTGGGAACCCCAGGAAGCTGAGCTGGAgctgcctccccagcccccactgctTCCCTGTCTAGCAGCATCTCTCCCAGGAAGTCTTCTTTACCTCCCAAGATTAGGGTAGGTGGTTTGCTCTGGGTTCCCATTCATGGCCTCTTCACTTTCCCACATTTGGTGGTTAGAGGCCCTGGCCCACAGCTGGCACTCaatatgtttgttgaatgagggCATGAGTCAATGCCTGCATTCCCCACCCTAGACTTGAACTGCACAAGTACACCTCTGGCTCCTTGGTTAGCCTGGGAGCTGTGGGAATCTGGTCACCCACTCCACAGTTTAAAAGCTCTCTGTGGCCCTCAACACCCTCTGAATGTCATCCAGCCTCTAGCCTCTGCCAACCAGGCCACTGCCTACCTGGCCCTGTCCTGCCCTACCATTCCCTGTGCCCAGGTGTGCAGTCCATCTGTGCCATGCTGCTCCCGCCTTTTACCCTTGCTCCTCCCTGAATGAGGTCACTGAGGGGCCTGATCAGGGGGCTTCCTTGACTGCCTTCTCTCTAAAGAAGTGTCCCCACCTACAACCCATCATGCTGACCTACTGGCTGCCTTCCTAAAACCCACTGCTTACCCCTTTCCCCCCTATCCCCATCCCCACAGCTCTTTTGTGCATTCCTGGATCACTTATTCTGGTGGGGGACACATTCCAGTGACCACAGGATGTCTGTGTTGGTCACTGCTGGGCGCCTAGGGTTGACAGCAGTAAGGGATGCACACTAGAGCCCAGGTCCCtaccagtactttttttttttttgagacagagtctccctctgctgccaggctggaatgcagtggtacaatctcggctcactgcaacctccacctcccgggttcaaatgattctcctgttaaagcctcccaagtagctgggattacaggcacatgccaccatgcccggctaatttttgtattttagtagagatggggattcaccatgttggccaggatggtctcgatgttgaccttgtgatccacccgcctcggcctcccaaagtgcagggattacaggcatgagccactgtgccagcctttttttttttttgagataagagtttctgtcacccaggctagaatgcagtagtgtgatctccactcactgcaacctctgcctcccggattcaagcggttctcctgcctcagcttcccaagtagctgggattacaggcatgcgccaccacgcctggctaatttttgtatttttagtagaacgggttttcgccatattggtcaggctggtgttaaactcctgacttcaggtgatctactcgcctcagcctccaaatcccaaagtgctgggattaccatcatgagccatggcacccagcccccAACCAGTTCTTTAACACATGATTCTAGACATTTTATCCGCCAGACCATGAGCCCAGTGAGGGCAGGagtaggtggggtggggggcgggggtggaTCCTCTGGGGGTTTCCACCCCCAGACAGGACCTGTCGTCCTGTGGGCACTGCTAAGAGAGTAACTCGGGTGTTGGGGCCTAGCCAGGGTGCCTGTGGCTGTCCCACTCCCCTGAGCCAACCCCACCTGCAGCCCCACCTTGTCAAAACACACCAGCTGCAGCTTGCCCCCCAGGTTGATGCGCAGGGGGTGGATACAGAAGATTCCCTGTCTCCGCAGCCGGCTCTGGGCGTAGAGTGTGCACACGGTCATGGCAGCAGGCAGGGCGGGTGGCACCACCACAGTCACCAGGTCCAGAGCCCGGATCACAATCTCATTCAGAGGCACCTGGCAGGGGGCACCGTGAATGTGAGCATCCGGCTGGCTGGCCCTGGGCCCTGCTGGCAGCACCCCCCAGCCCCAAAGGCTTACCCGGTTTCCATGGAGGATGAAGATGCTGTAGATGGTGCCGAGGAGAGCTGGGGGGACAGCGAGGGACTGAGTGGGATTTGGGACCTGGACTGGGGGCTATGGGCAGAGGAGGGTACAGGGGGCCACTCACCCAGGACAGAGAGGGCAGCCACAAACTTCATGCTGTGTTTATAGAACTTGAAGTTGATGGGCCGGGGATGCAAGATGGAGCTCACCAAACCCCCTTTAGCTGTGCAGAACCCTGGGGAGGAGGCGGGGACCCCAAGGCAGGGAAGCTGGAATGAGGGTAGGTCTCCCCACACAAGCCCTCCCGACCTGGGCCTCTGGAGTTGCAAGACacgatgtttttttttttttttaagatggagtcttgctctgtcaccaggctgaagtgctgtggcgcgatctcagctcactgcaacttccacctcccaggttcaagcaattctcctgcctcagcctcccgagtagctgggactacaggtgtacaccaccacccccagctaatttttgtatttttagtagagattgggtttcaccatgttggccaggatagtctcaatctcttgaccttgtgatctgcccttcttggcctcccaaagtgttgggattacaggcgtgagccatcatgcccagccggGAAAGGATGTTTTGCGATTAGCCATCACCAGGGTAGAGTCGTAACAAGTCTGGCCTGGCTCTGGTAGGCTCTTTATAAAgctttttaaaggttttaaagAAGGCACTAGTGGATAGTATCTAAATACTGGGTGGTTCCACTTAAGATCCAGACACAGGGAAGACTCCTGCCTGCTCACTACATCCCTGCCCGCTCCAGCACTGTAAACCCGGCGGCTCCTGCAGACCTTGCAATGTTTGGTCTCGGTCTGGCCCAACTTCTCCTGCTAAGATGGGAGTGCTCAGGCCCCACTTAGGGGGCTACTTGCTGGAGGTCCCTCAGAAGGGCAGCAGAAGTGGGCATGGGGTCCAGGGTTTCAGGGCCCACTCTGCCCCAATCCACCTCTCCCACGGGTGCTGAGCCCAGCATCTCTCTCAAgcccatcctcctgtctcataCCTGTGCGGGTCACCACTGCCAGGACGTGCGGTCCCACATAGGCCCGGGCCTGCAAGATGAGGGTCCCGCAGAAGAGCGTGTGCCGCCGGTGTGTCTCCGCGCAGTAGGGCCCCAGCCCCTCTGGCAGTGCCGTCTTCAGCACTGGAACACTCTCTCCTGGCAGGAAATGTGGGGTGTGAGGCCCACTccacacctctccctcccaccagcAAATCAGGAGTTATGTGTAGAGTTCTCCCTTAAGCCCTAGGTCTTGGTTAACTCTGTAACCAGGTATGAACAAGATATCACAGCTCCATTTTAGAGAGGAacaatgaggctcagagaggacagAGACATAAAGGCACAGGGACACACTCCTGGAAGCGGGTGGCAGCCAGCTCCCAGGAACCAGCCGGGGagtcagtgtgtgtgtgggggcatCGTGTGTGcagtggggcagggtgggggagtTGTCCTCGTTCTgctgtaattattttataacataCATGGAGTGCTTTTCTAACTCTAACCAACAGAAATATTTACacagggccagacacagtggctcatgcctgtaattccagcactttgggaggccaaggctggcagattgcttaaggtcagaagtttgagaccagcctgaccaacatggtaaaactcggattctactaaaaatataaaattagccaggtgtggtggtggacgcctgtaatcccaggtactttggaggctgaggcaggagaatcgcttaaacctgggaggcagagattgcagtgagctgagattgcaccattgtactccggcctgggcaacaagagcaaaactccacctcaaaaacaaaaaaagaaataactcagaTGCGCTGGGCTGGCTGTTCATGCTTCACCTCTCATGCTCCTAAGCACTTTGCACAACTGTCCAGGAGGGACTAACAGCCATCttagagaagaggaaactgaggcacagagatattAAGTGGTAATGGCCCAAGG harbors:
- the ATP13A2 gene encoding polyamine-transporting ATPase 13A2 isoform X4, with translation MEADSSPLVGSTPTGYGTLTIGTSIDPLSSSVSSVRLSGYCGSPWRVIGYHAVVWMMAGIPLLLFRWKPLWGVRLRLRPCNLAHAETLVIEIRDKEDSSWQLFTVQVQTEAIGGGSLEPPPQVQVEDGRSQAAVGVVPEGAWKDTAQLHKNEEEKRVLRYYLFRGQRYIWIETQQAFYQVSLLDHGRSCDDIHRFRHGLSLQDQTVRKAIYGPNVISIPVKSYPQLLVDEALNPYYGFQAFSIALWLADHYYWYALCIFLISAVSICLSLYKTRKQSQTLRDMVKLSMQVCVCRPGGEEEWVDSSELVPGDCLVLPQEGGLMPCDAALVTGECMVNESSLTGESVPVLKTALPEGLGPYCAETHRRHTLFCGTLILQARAYVGPHVLAVVTRTGFCTAKGGLVSSILHPRPINFKFYKHSMKFVAALSVLALLGTIYSIFILHGNRVPLNEIVIRALDLVTVVVPPALPAAMTVCTLYAQSRLRRQGIFCIHPLRINLGGKLQLVCFDKTGTLTEDGLDVMGVVPLKGRAFLPLVPEPRRLPVGPLLRALATCHALSRLQDTPVGDPMDLKMVESTGWVLEEEPAEDLAFGTQVLAVMRPPLWELQLQEMDEPPVPVSVLHRFPFSSALQRMSVVVSWPGAPQPEAYVKGSPELVAGLCNPETVPTDFAQLLQSYTAAGYRVVALASKPLPTVTSLEAAQQLTRDTVEQELSLLGLLVMRNLLKPQTTPVIQALRRTRIRAVMVTGDNLQTAVTVARGCGMVAPQEHLIIVHATHPERGQPASLEFLPMESPADVNGVKDPDQAASYTVEPDPRSRHLALSGPTFGIIVKHFPKLLPKVLVQGTVFARMAPEQKTELVCELQKLQPHLPTTLFRYCVGMCGDGANDCGALKAADVGISLSQAEASVVSPFTSSMASIECVPMVIREGRCSLDTSFSVFKYMALYSLTQFISVLILYTINTNLGDLQFLAIDLVITTTVAVLMSRTGPALALGRVRPPGALLSIPVLGSLLLQVALVASVQLGGYFLTLAQPWFVPLNRTVPAPDNLPNYENTVVFSLSSFQYLILAAAVSKGAPFRRPLYTNVPFLLALALLSSILVGLVLVPGLLQGPLALRNITDTCFKLLLLGLVTFNFVGAFMLENMLDQCLPACLRRLRPKRASKKRFKQLERELAEQPWPPLPTGPLR
- the ATP13A2 gene encoding polyamine-transporting ATPase 13A2 isoform X25, encoding MEADSSPLVGSTPTGYGTLTIGTSIDPLSSSVSSVRLSGYCGSPWRVIGYHAVVWMMAGIPLLLFRWKPLWGVRLRLRPCNLAHAETLVIEIRDKEDSSWQLFTVQVQTEAIGGGSLEPPPQVQVEDGRSQAAVGVVPEGAWKDTAQLHKNEEERVLRYYLFRGQRYIWIETQQAFYQVSLLDHGRSCDDIHRFRHGLSLQDQTVRKAIYGPNVISIPVKSYPQLLVDEALNPYYGFQAFSIALWLADHYYWYALCIFLISAVSICLSLYKTRKQSQTLRDMVKLSMQVCVCRPGGEEEWVDSSELVPGDCLVLPQEGGLMPCDAALVTGECMVNESSLTGESVPVLKTALPEGLGPYCAETHRRHTLFCGTLILQARAYVGPHVLAVVTRTGFCTAKGGLVSSILHPRPINFKFYKHSMKFVAALSVLALLGTIYSIFILHGNRVPLNEIVIRALDLVTVVVPPALPAAMTVCTLYAQSRLRRQGIFCIHPLRINLGGKLQLVCFDKTGTLTEDGLDVMGVVPLKGRAFLPLVPEPRRLPVGPLLRALATCHALSRLQDTPVGDPMDLKMVESTGWVLEEEPAEDLAFGTQVLAVMRPPLWELQLQEMDEPPVPVSVLHRFPFSSALQRMSVVVSWPGAPQPEAYVKGSPELVAGLCNPETVPTDFAQLLQSYTAAGYRVVALASKPLPTVTSLEAAQQLTRDTVEQELSLLGLLVMRNLLKPQTTPVIQALRRTRIRAVMVTGDNLQTAVTVARGCGMVAPQEHLIIVHATHPERGQPASLEFLPMESPADVNGVKVLVQGTVFARMAPEQKTELVCELQKLQYCVGMCGDGANDCGALKAADVGISLSQAEASVVSPFTSSMASIECVPMVIREGRCSLDTSFSVFKYMALYSLTQFISVLILYTINTNLGDLQFLAIDLVITTTVAVLMSRTGPALALGRVRPPGALLSIPVLGSLLLQVALVASVQLGGYFLTLAQPWFVPLNRTVPAPDNLPNYENTVVFSLSSFQYLILAAAVSKGAPFRRPLYTNVPFLLALALLSSILVGLVLVPGLLQGPLALRNITDTCFKLLLLGLVTFNFVGAFMLENMLDQCLPACLRRLRPKRASKKRFKQLERELAEQPWPPLPTGPLR